ACGTCTACGCTGACCTTGTGAACTTGCCAGTAGATGCCATTGGTTTGGACTTCGTTGAAGGTAAGAAAACTCTTGAACTCGTTAAAGGTGGCTTCCCAGCTGACAAGACTCTCTATGCAGGTATTGTCAATGGTAAGAACATCTGGCGTAACAACTATGAAAAGAGCTTGGCGATTCTTGAACAAATCCCAGCTGAAAACATCGTTTTGACTAGCTCATGCTCACTTCTTCATGTGCCATTTACAACTGCTAATGAAGAATTTGAACCAGCTATCTTGAACCACTTTGCCTTTGCAGTTGAAAAATTGGATGAGATTCGTGATTTGGATGCTATCCGCAATGGTCAAGGTGCAGAAGCTCTTGCAGCTAACAAAGAACTCTTTGCGACTGAACGTGTGGGTGAAAATGCAGAACTTCGTGCGCGTATCGCTGGATTGACAGACGCTGACTACACTCGTTTGCCAGCCTTTGCGGAACGTGAAGCCATCCAAGAAGAAGCCTTTAAACTTCCAGCTCTTCCAACAACAACCATCGGTTCATTCCCTCAAACTAAGGAAGTTCGTGCGAAACGTTTGGCCTTCCGTAAAGGTGAATTGTCACAAGAAGAATACGATGCTTTCCTTGCTGAAACTATCGACGAATGGATCAAATGGCAAGAAGAAGTTGGATTCGACGTGCTTGTACACGGTGAGTTCGAGCGTAACGACATGGTTGAGTACTTTGGTCAAAACTTGTCAGGTTACCTCTTCTCTAAGAATGGTTGGGTACAATCATACGGTATGCGTGGGGTGAAACCACCAATCATCTGGGGCGATGTCACTCGTCTCAACCCAATCACTGTGAAATGGTCTAGCTACGCACAAAGCCGTACTGACAAACCTGTTAAGGGTATGTTGACAGGACCTGTTACCATCCTTAACTGGTCATTCCCACGTGAAGACATTTCTATCAAGGATTCAACTCTTCAAATCGCTCTTGCCATCAAGGATGAAGTTCTTGACCTTGAAGCTGCAGGTGTGAAAATCATCCAAATCGACGAGGCTGCTCTTCGTGAGAAATTGCCACTCCGTCGTAGCGACTGGTACGAAGACTACCTTGACTGGGCTATTCCTGCCTTCCGCTTGGTACACTCAACAGTAGCGCCAGACACTCAAATCCACACTCACATGTGTTACTCAGAATTTACAGATATCATCCCAGCTATCGACAACATGGATGCGGACGTTATTTCCTTTGAAGCAAGCCGTTCCAACCTTGAAATCTTGGACGAACTCAAAGCGAAAAACTTCCAAACAGAAGTGGGACCTGGGGTTTACGATATCCACTCTCCTCGTGTGCCTAATGAAGGCGAAATCGACCACACAATCGATGCTATTCTTGCCAAAGTGCCAAGCAAGAAAGTTTGGATCAACCCTGACTGTGGTTTGAAAACACGTGGTATTCCAGAAACAAAAGAAAGCTTGATCCGCCTTGTTGAAGCTGCTAAAGCTGCGCGTGAGAAATTGTAAGAAAAGACATTTCTCCATACATGGTTGATCAGTAAGAAATCAACTAGAAAACTAGAAAAGGATAATGAATATGTCACGCCAAACGCCGTCACTTTCATTTGAAGTGTTCCCTCCAAACCCAGCTGTGGGTAATGATAATATTATTTCAGCCTTGCAGGATATGCGGGAGCTGACACCGCACTTTATCAGTGTGACTGCCAGCAATAATAAATTTAATATCAAGGAAACGACGGTTCGTTTGGCTGACTTTATCCAGAATGACTTGGCGATTCCAACTATTGCCCACTTGCCAGCTATCTATCTGACCAAGGACAAGGTTGCTGAAACCATTGCGGACTTGGATAAGGTTGGGGTACAGAAAATCTTGGCCTTGCGTGGGGATATTATCCCTGATGTGGAACCACAAAAGGATTTCCGCTATGCAACGGACTTGATCGAGTTCATCAAGGAACAAGCCCCTCACTTTGATATTATCGGAGCTTGCTACCCAGAGGGACACCCTGACTCGCCAAACCAGATCTCGGATATTCAAAATCTCAAGAAGAAAGTAGATGCAGGCTGTTCCAGCCTTGTAACGCAGCTTTTCTTTGATAATGAGCGTTTCTATGATTTCCAAGACAAGTGTACCTTGGCAGGGATTGATGTTCCTATTCATGCGGGGATTATGCCCATTCTTAACCGTAACCAAGCGCTTCGTCTCTTGAAGACATGTGAGAATATCCATCTTCCACGTAAATTTAAGGCCATCTTAGACAAGTATGAGCATGACCCTGAGTCGCTCAGAGCAGCAGGACTTGCCTATGCAGTGGATCAGATCGTGGACTTGGTAACTCAAGATGTCGCAGGTGTGCATCTCTACACCATGAACAATGCTGAAACAGCAAAATACATCCACCAAGCAACCCACGCCTTGTTTAATCATCAGTCTTTAGGATAATAAAAAGCAAACCATTCTTCTCAGGTGAGGGGAATGGTTCCTTTTTAATAGAAAAGCCCGCACTTTTTAAGAAAAATATGATAAAATAGACTCTGTACGTACTTGATACAAAGATGAGGGTATAAACAGATTCTTAGCTATTCAAATCTGCTATAAAAGGTACAAATGCTAAAGAATAATATTTTTAAACTTTTCAAGGTATTTAGGTAGTTGAACACGGGCTAAATCCCTAGTGAAAAAGATAGATTTCCTGGTGTGCATCGCACACTGCGTCAATCTATGCTATCATGAGTAATTGAACTCGGCCGAAAAGCTGTGTAAAAAAGATAAACTGTCTTGTCTTCATCGAAGACTTCGCCAGTTTCCTATTTTTACTTTGCTTTTTGTGACCTTAGTATCTTGATCTTTGTAGGCAAGGCGTATAATTTCATCAATCCAAAGGGGATTAAAATGACAAAACAAGTGTTTCAAACGACTTTTGCGGGTCGTGAGTTGGTTGTAGAGACTGGCCAGGTTGCTAAGCAAGCAAATGGCTCTGTTGTCGTGCGTTACGGTGAGTCAACTGTCTTGACTGCTGCCGTTATGTCTAAGAAAATGGCAACTGGGGATTTCTTCCCACTTCAAGTTAACTACGAAGAAAAAATGTATGCGGCTGGGAAGTTTCCTGGTGGCTTTATGAAACGTGAAGGACGTCCTTCAACAGATGCGACTTTGACAGCGCGTTTGATTGACCGTCCAATCCGTCCTATGTTTGCGGAAGGTTTCCGTAACGAAGTGCAAGTAATCAACACAGTGCTCTCTTATGATGAAAATGCCTCTGCTCCAATGGCGGCTATGTTTGGTTCATCCTTGGCGCTTTCTATCTCAGATATTCCATTTGACGGACCAATCGCTGGGGTACAAGTGGGTTATGTCGATGGCCAAATCATCATCAACCCTACTCAAGAACAAGCAGAGCAATCACTTCTTGAATTGACAGTAGCTGGTACCAAGCACGCTATCAACATGGTTGAGTCTGGTGCCAAAGAATTGTCAGAAGAAATCATGTTGGAAGCTCTTCTCAAAGGACACGAAGCTGTTAAAGAATTGATTGCCTTCCAAGAAGAAATCGTTGCTGCGGTCGGTAAGGAAAAAGCAGAAGTGGAATTGCTTCATGTAGATGCGGACTTGCAGGCTGAAATCATCGCAGCCTACAACAGCGACCTCCAAAAAGCGGTCCAAGTAGAAGAAAAATTGGCTCGTGAAGCTGCAACTCAAGCAGTTAAAGACCAAGTGACTGCTGTTTACGAAGAAAAATATGCAGACCACGAAGAATTTGACCGTATTATGCGTGATGTGGCTGAAATCTTGGAACAAATGGAACACGCTGAAGTGCGTCGTTTGATCACAGAAGACAAGGTGCGTCCTGACGGTCGTAAAGTCGATGAAATCCGTCCTTTAGATGCGCAGGTTGACTATCTTCCTCGTGTACATGGTTCTGGTCTCTTTACTCGAGGACAAACTCAAGCCCTTTCAGTTTTGACCTTGGCTCCGATGGGAGAAACTCAAATCATCGATGGTTTGGATCCAGAGTACAAGAAACGCTTTATGCACCACTATAACTTCCCTCAATACTCTGTAGGGGAAACAGGCCGTTACGGTGCCCCTGGTCGTCGTGAAATTGGTCACGGTGCTCTCGGTGAGCGTGCTCTTGCTCAAGTCTTGCCTAGTTTGGAAGAATTTCCATACGCGATCCGCTTGGTAGCAGAGGTCTTGGAATCAAACGGTTCATCTTCTCAAGCCTCTATCTGTGCGGGAACTCTTGCCCTTATGGCTGGTGGTGTGCCAATCAAGGCGCCAGTAGCTGGTATTGCTATGGGACTTATCTCAGATGGAAATAACTATACAGTATTGACAGATATCCAAGGTTTGGAAGACCACTTTGGAGACATGGACTTTAAGGTTGCAGGTACTCGTGACGGGATTACAGCTCTTCAAATGGATATCAAGATTCAAGGAATTACTGCTGAAATCTTGACAGAAGCCCTTGCCCAAGCCAAGAAAGCGCGTTTTGAAATCCTTGATGTGATTCAAGCAACTATTCCAGAAGTTCGTCCAGAATTGGCTCCAACTGCTCCAAAAATTGACACCATCAAGATTGATGTGGACAAGATCAAGATTGTCATCGGTAAGGGTGGAGAAACCATCGACAAGATTATCGCTGAAACAGGCGTTAAGATTGATATCGACGAAGAAGGTAATGTTTCTATCTACTCTAGCGACCAAGATGCCATTAACCGAACCAAAGAAATCATCGCTGGCTTGGTCCGTGAAGCTAAAGTGGATGAAGTTTACCATGCGAAGGTTGTTCGTATCGAGAAATTTGGTGCCTTTGTCAACCTCTTTGATAAGACAGATGCACTTGTGCACATTTCTGAAATGGCTTGGACTCGTACCAACCGTGTCGAGGATTTGGTAGCTATCGGTGATGAAGTTGATGTTAAGGTTATCAAGATTGATGAAAAAGGCCGTATCGATGCCTCTATGAAGGCTCTTCTTCCTCGTCCACCAAAACCTGAGCATGATGAAAAAGGCGAAAAGTCTGAGAGACCTCACCGTCCACGTCATCACAAGGACCACAAATCGAAGAAAGAATTTACAGAAACACCAAAAGATTCAGAATAAGAAAAGGAGAAATGTATGGGATGGTGGCGCGAAACCATTGATATTGTAAAAGAAAATGATCCAGCGGCACGCAACAGTTTGGAAGTTTTGCTGACTTATCCAGGTGTCAAGGCCTTAGCTGCCCACCGTCTCTCGCATTTTCTCTGGAAGCACGGCTTCAAACTCCTGGCTCGTATGCACAGTCAGTTTTGGCGCTTTTGGACTCAGATAGAGATTCATCCGGGTGCTCAGATAGAATCAGGTGTTTTTATCGACCATGGTTCAGGTCTGGTGATTGGAGAGACGGCGATTGTTGAAAAAGGCGTTCTTCTCTATCACGGAGTGACTCTTGGTGGAACAGGGAAGGATGTTGGCAAACGCCATCCGACTGTTCGAAAAGGGGCGCTGATTTCGGCCCACGCTCAGGTGATTGGCCCTATTGAAATTGGAGAGAAAGCCAAAGTTGGGGCGGGTGCAGTGGTTGTGGCAGATGTTCCGAGCGATGTGACAGTTGTCGGAATCCCAGCTAAGATCGTCCGAGTTCATGGACAGAAAGATGAGCCGACGATCCACGAAGTTGAAGAAAAACGAGAATACTATCTAGACAAGCTAGAGCATGCCCGTGAAGCCAGTCACCATTCATCAAGTCTGTAGGATAGGGTAGCAAAGTTATCGAGGTGAAGTATGACAGGAGGTAAGAACTATGTCAGATTTATCAGATGCAATTTTGAACCAGGCAGTTCTTGAGTTGCAAGAACGCTTGGATGGTCTTGCTAAGGAGCGCTTTATTAAACTGCCACCTAGCCACCAGCGTGAATGGGCTCATTATATCAGTGAAGCCAAAAAAGATGAGACCAAACTGCGCCGTCTAAATAAAATGAAGGCGGATTTGCTGGAGCCTTAAAGAAAGAGAAGTTATGCTATTAGAAGAATTCGAAAATGTACCTGCTGTTATCGAACCAACTGAAAAGCCAGTCCATGACAAGGGTGAAGTGTGTGAAACCATCATCCTGTCCTTTAATGGCGAAATTCTGAAACGTTTGATTGAGTCAGAAGCAGTCTATCCAGGAGGCTATTTGAAAAGCATAAACGGACAGCGTCCATGGTATATTTACCGCCAAGGTCCTATCAAGCTAGCAGTTATGTTGGCTCCGATTGGGGCTCCGATGATAGTTGGCCAACTGGAGGAATTGGTAGCTAGAGGCTTCAAAAATTTTATCATTTTAGGTTCCTGTGGCGTTTTGGACCGCTCAATTGAGGCAGATAAGATCATCTTGCCTGCGGCCGCATTGCGTGATGAAGGAACTAGCTATCATTATGCCCCACCGGGTGACGAAGTAGCCTATGACGAGTCTCTGCTAATCGAGCTGGAAGCCATCTTTGACAAGCACAATATCGAGCATATCCGCACCAAGTCTTGGACGACTGATGCCTTTTATCGAGAAACGCCTGATAAGGTCAAGCGTCGCTTGGCTGCTGGTGCACAAGTGGTGGATATGGAAGCTTCAGCTATCATGGCTTGGAGTCAATTTCGCAAGAGCAAGGTCTATCAATTCTTCTACACAGCTGACTATGTGGATCATCATAACCGAACCTGGGATGCCCGCCATGAAGAGCGGACAGCTGATGCCATGACTTTTTTCACTATCGCTTTGACAATAGCAAAGGAACTAGAAAGGTAACTACAAGAATGGCAGTATATTTTTACGGCTGTATCACCATGGATGGCTACTTGGCAGACAGCCAGCACAGGATAGACTGGCTGCATCAGCTTGGTTCTGTAGAGGATACAAGCTATGATGACTTTTACAGGCAAATGGATATCACCATCATGGGCAAGCGGACTTTTGAGGAAATCCAAGATTTGCAAGATGTAGAAAGTTTTTATCAAGCTACGGAAAACTATGTCTTTACGCATGATAGGCACCTGCCTGTCATCAATTACAAGCCAGTAGCTGGGGATGTGGTGGACTTTGTTCAACAGATTGACAAAGGCAAAAATGTCTTTGTGATTGGTGGTAATTCCTTGGTAGGACCGCTCTTGGATGCGGATCTTTTCGACCACCTCATTATTCAGATAGCGCCCCTTATCCTAGGAAAGGGAGTTCCCCTCTTTACTCAAGAGGAAGGGCAGCGCTTTTACCAACTGGATAGCCTCAGACAATTTGGCCCTTTTGCAGAGCTGGTTTTCAGCCGAAAAAGTCAGAAATAGAGAAGGGAGTGGACCGCATGATTAAAATTTACGACACCATGACCCGCAGCCTACGTGAATTTATGCCCATTGAAGAGGGCAAGGTTCGCATGTATGTCTGTGGTCCGACGGTTTATAACTATATCCACGTGGGCAATGCCCGTTCAACAGTAGCTTTTGACACAGTTCGTCGCTATTTTGAGTATCGGGGATTTGAGGTCAATTATATTTCCAACTTTACAGATGTAGACGATAAGATTATCAACCGTGCCAAGGAAGAAGGTATCACGCCTCTGGAGGTTGCGGACAAGTACATCGCTGCCTTTCGTGAGGATGTGACGGCCTTGGGTGTGAAACCTGCGACTCGCCATCCGCGTGTAGTGGAGTTTATGGCGGACATCATTCGTTTTGTGGAAGACTTGATTGAAAAAGGTTATGCTTACGAGAGCCAAGGGGATGTCTATTTCCGTGTGGAAAAATCCCACAATTACGCCAAATTGGCTAACAAAACCTTGGAAGATTTGGAGCTGGGTGCTTCAGGTCGTACCGATGAAGAAACAGCTCGCAAGGAAAATCCTGTAGACTTTGCCCTTTGGAAAGCTGCAAAACCAGGCGAGATTTCTTGGGACAGTCCTTGGGGACCTGGTCGTCCGGGCTGGCATATCGAGTGTTCAGTCATGTCGACAGAGATTTTGGGAGATACCATTGATATCCAC
This window of the Streptococcus sp. D7B5 genome carries:
- a CDS encoding nucleoside phosphorylase — its product is MLLEEFENVPAVIEPTEKPVHDKGEVCETIILSFNGEILKRLIESEAVYPGGYLKSINGQRPWYIYRQGPIKLAVMLAPIGAPMIVGQLEELVARGFKNFIILGSCGVLDRSIEADKIILPAAALRDEGTSYHYAPPGDEVAYDESLLIELEAIFDKHNIEHIRTKSWTTDAFYRETPDKVKRRLAAGAQVVDMEASAIMAWSQFRKSKVYQFFYTADYVDHHNRTWDARHEERTADAMTFFTIALTIAKELER
- the cysE gene encoding serine O-acetyltransferase is translated as MGWWRETIDIVKENDPAARNSLEVLLTYPGVKALAAHRLSHFLWKHGFKLLARMHSQFWRFWTQIEIHPGAQIESGVFIDHGSGLVIGETAIVEKGVLLYHGVTLGGTGKDVGKRHPTVRKGALISAHAQVIGPIEIGEKAKVGAGAVVVADVPSDVTVVGIPAKIVRVHGQKDEPTIHEVEEKREYYLDKLEHAREASHHSSSL
- the metF gene encoding methylenetetrahydrofolate reductase [NAD(P)H]: MSRQTPSLSFEVFPPNPAVGNDNIISALQDMRELTPHFISVTASNNKFNIKETTVRLADFIQNDLAIPTIAHLPAIYLTKDKVAETIADLDKVGVQKILALRGDIIPDVEPQKDFRYATDLIEFIKEQAPHFDIIGACYPEGHPDSPNQISDIQNLKKKVDAGCSSLVTQLFFDNERFYDFQDKCTLAGIDVPIHAGIMPILNRNQALRLLKTCENIHLPRKFKAILDKYEHDPESLRAAGLAYAVDQIVDLVTQDVAGVHLYTMNNAETAKYIHQATHALFNHQSLG
- the pnp gene encoding polyribonucleotide nucleotidyltransferase, translating into MTKQVFQTTFAGRELVVETGQVAKQANGSVVVRYGESTVLTAAVMSKKMATGDFFPLQVNYEEKMYAAGKFPGGFMKREGRPSTDATLTARLIDRPIRPMFAEGFRNEVQVINTVLSYDENASAPMAAMFGSSLALSISDIPFDGPIAGVQVGYVDGQIIINPTQEQAEQSLLELTVAGTKHAINMVESGAKELSEEIMLEALLKGHEAVKELIAFQEEIVAAVGKEKAEVELLHVDADLQAEIIAAYNSDLQKAVQVEEKLAREAATQAVKDQVTAVYEEKYADHEEFDRIMRDVAEILEQMEHAEVRRLITEDKVRPDGRKVDEIRPLDAQVDYLPRVHGSGLFTRGQTQALSVLTLAPMGETQIIDGLDPEYKKRFMHHYNFPQYSVGETGRYGAPGRREIGHGALGERALAQVLPSLEEFPYAIRLVAEVLESNGSSSQASICAGTLALMAGGVPIKAPVAGIAMGLISDGNNYTVLTDIQGLEDHFGDMDFKVAGTRDGITALQMDIKIQGITAEILTEALAQAKKARFEILDVIQATIPEVRPELAPTAPKIDTIKIDVDKIKIVIGKGGETIDKIIAETGVKIDIDEEGNVSIYSSDQDAINRTKEIIAGLVREAKVDEVYHAKVVRIEKFGAFVNLFDKTDALVHISEMAWTRTNRVEDLVAIGDEVDVKVIKIDEKGRIDASMKALLPRPPKPEHDEKGEKSERPHRPRHHKDHKSKKEFTETPKDSE
- the metE gene encoding 5-methyltetrahydropteroyltriglutamate--homocysteine S-methyltransferase, encoding MSTTIIGFPRLGEFRELKFTTEKYFRKEISEEELLAAAKELRAKHWNIVKEKGITEIPSNDFSHYDNFLDAAFLFNVVPASVQNLELSDLERYFALGRGYQGEKGDVRALPMKKWFNTNYHYIVPKFEKDTQVKLAGHKIFDEFQEAKELGLNTRPVLVGPFTFLQLSDFEDGVKAEDFVDSLVAAYQEVFAKLAELGATRIQLDEAALVKDLTAEEKALFLNLYNKLLADKKGLEVLLQTYFGDVRDVYADLVNLPVDAIGLDFVEGKKTLELVKGGFPADKTLYAGIVNGKNIWRNNYEKSLAILEQIPAENIVLTSSCSLLHVPFTTANEEFEPAILNHFAFAVEKLDEIRDLDAIRNGQGAEALAANKELFATERVGENAELRARIAGLTDADYTRLPAFAEREAIQEEAFKLPALPTTTIGSFPQTKEVRAKRLAFRKGELSQEEYDAFLAETIDEWIKWQEEVGFDVLVHGEFERNDMVEYFGQNLSGYLFSKNGWVQSYGMRGVKPPIIWGDVTRLNPITVKWSSYAQSRTDKPVKGMLTGPVTILNWSFPREDISIKDSTLQIALAIKDEVLDLEAAGVKIIQIDEAALREKLPLRRSDWYEDYLDWAIPAFRLVHSTVAPDTQIHTHMCYSEFTDIIPAIDNMDADVISFEASRSNLEILDELKAKNFQTEVGPGVYDIHSPRVPNEGEIDHTIDAILAKVPSKKVWINPDCGLKTRGIPETKESLIRLVEAAKAAREKL
- a CDS encoding dihydrofolate reductase family protein, encoding MAVYFYGCITMDGYLADSQHRIDWLHQLGSVEDTSYDDFYRQMDITIMGKRTFEEIQDLQDVESFYQATENYVFTHDRHLPVINYKPVAGDVVDFVQQIDKGKNVFVIGGNSLVGPLLDADLFDHLIIQIAPLILGKGVPLFTQEEGQRFYQLDSLRQFGPFAELVFSRKSQK
- a CDS encoding YdeI/OmpD-associated family protein, with product MSDLSDAILNQAVLELQERLDGLAKERFIKLPPSHQREWAHYISEAKKDETKLRRLNKMKADLLEP
- the cysS gene encoding cysteine--tRNA ligase, with the translated sequence MIKIYDTMTRSLREFMPIEEGKVRMYVCGPTVYNYIHVGNARSTVAFDTVRRYFEYRGFEVNYISNFTDVDDKIINRAKEEGITPLEVADKYIAAFREDVTALGVKPATRHPRVVEFMADIIRFVEDLIEKGYAYESQGDVYFRVEKSHNYAKLANKTLEDLELGASGRTDEETARKENPVDFALWKAAKPGEISWDSPWGPGRPGWHIECSVMSTEILGDTIDIHGGGADLEFPHHTNEIAQSEAKTGKTFANYWMHNGFVNIDNVKMSKSLGNFITVHDALRTLDGQVLRFFFATQHYRKPINFTEKAVRDAETNLKYLKNTYEQPFTGNVDTQELQAFKDKFVAAMDEDFNSANGITVVFEMAKWINSGNYDASVKEALAAMLEVFGIVFVEEVLDADIEALIQKRQEARANRDFATADQIRDQLAAQGIKLLDTKDGVRWTRD